ATTCATCGCCGTTTTCACCCTGCTGCTGGCTGCCTCGGCCTGCGGATCGGGCAAAAATGCGTCCGGTAGTTTCTACAAACGGCATGTCGAAGTGTCTTATTACGGAGACAAATTCAATGGGAGGAAGACGGCCAGTGGCGAAAAATTCAGCAACTCAAAAAAGACAGCAGCCCACCGCTCGCTTGCTTTCGGCACCAAAATAAAGGTCACCAATGTCGCCAATGACAAATCCGTCATAGTGACCATCAACGACCGTGGGCCGCAGAAATCGGGCCGCGAACTCGACCTGTCCAAGAGCGCCTTCATGGAAATCACCGACAACAAAAACCACGGAACACTCAAGGTCGACATACAGTTGATTAAATAACCCGGCCGCACAATAATTACATAAGTGACGCGTTTTCTTTAAGTAATGAAACTTTGTCTTACGCCCGATTTTAGATTTTAGATTTTTTTCGGAAAAGCCACTGATTGTATCGGTGGCTTTTTTGTTTCATGACTGGATTTGGAATGCGGCACGCAATAAAAAAACCGCAAAGCCGGTTGACTTTGCGGAGCTGGGTAGCACAGGACGGGATCCTGTTGCAATACGGCGTGTTACGTTTATATGATGAAGAGTGGACTGGTCAACAAAGGTTGCGTGTCAGTATAATTTTATTTTGATGGCGCCCCCTGCGGGCCGGGCTGTCCGCTGTATCTTTTTTATATTGACAGCGCTCCACGCCTTTCAATATAAAAAAGGATGCCGCTTCCATCACTGGCGCAGTGCCGTGCCTGTTCAATGTCCCGGAAAAAAAGCCGGCATCGGCCCCTGCGCGCGCACCAAACAATCGGAGACGCCCGTAAAAAATTATTAAACCCT
The nucleotide sequence above comes from Flavobacterium magnum. Encoded proteins:
- a CDS encoding septal ring lytic transglycosylase RlpA family protein, producing MKTLRFIAVFTLLLAASACGSGKNASGSFYKRHVEVSYYGDKFNGRKTASGEKFSNSKKTAAHRSLAFGTKIKVTNVANDKSVIVTINDRGPQKSGRELDLSKSAFMEITDNKNHGTLKVDIQLIK